The genomic region CTGCCCTGTTACAGCAGCTCGATCTCGTCTGAGGGCCTTACCACGCCGCCGCTCACCACCGTGGCGAACACCCCTTCCTTGGGCATGACGCAATCGCCCGCCTGGTAGAAGATGGCGCAGCGGGTATGGCAGACCTTCCCGATCTGGGAAATCTCCAGCAGCACGGGGCCTATGGCCAGCCGGGAGCCTATGGGGAGGTTGACCAGGTCAACCCCGCGGGTGGTGATGTTCTCGGCGAAGTCGCCGGGCCCCACGGAGAGCCCCAGCGAAACCATCTTGTCGATGCTCTCCTGGGCCAGAAGGCTTACCTGACGGTGCCAGTCGCCGGCATGGGCGTCGCCGATGATGCCGAAGTTTTCCCTGAGATGCACCGACTCCACCGGCGTCTTCTTCTCCCCTTTACTCTTGCTCATGCTTACCGCGACTATTGAACCCGACATATCTCTTTCCTCCCTGCTCCCGATGCTGGTCCCAGTTCCGATCCTTCTGGTGCTGTTGCCAGCCCCCAGTCCCCAGCCCCTAGCCCCTGCTTCACCCGCCGATGCGGGACATGTTGACCGTTATCTTCTCCGCCTCGGGCTCGGCTATGTGATGCCGTCCCGGCTTGTGGGTCACGATGCGCCGGATCTCTTCCTGGAGCCGGTATGGGTCGAGGCTCTGCAAAAGCGGTTTCAAGTCCACCCCCTGGTCGGAGAAGAGGCAGCCGCGCATCCTGCCGGCGGCGGTGACCCTGATCCTGTTGCAGCTCTCGCAGAAGTGGCCGGAAACCGGGGTGATGATGCCGATGGCTCCGGCCGCCCCCTCAATCTTGAAGTTGCGGGCCGGGCCCGCCATCTCCGCGCCGACCATGGGGAGCAGCGGGTAGCGCTCCGCGATCCGCGCGAGGATCTCGCTCCCGGGCATGCTCTGCGCGTTCCATCCCTCGTCCAGCAGGGTCGGCATGTACTCTATGAAGCGCACCGTGTACGGCTTGGTGACGCTGAGGGCGGCGAAGTCCAGGATCTCGGCGTCGTTCACCCCGCGCATCACCACCATGTTTATCTTCAGGTTGCTGAAACCCGTCCGCTCCGCTGCCTCGATACCCGAGAGCACCCGCTTCAGGTCGGCGCCGCGGGTGATGCGGGCGAAGACTTCGGGCTTGAGCGAATCGAGGCTGATGTTGAGCCGCGCCACCCCGGCGCGCTTGAGCGGCAGCGCCATCTCCTCCAGTTGCAGCCCGTTGGTGGTCAGCACCAGCTCCTTCAAGCCGGGCACCCGCGCCAGGCGCTCCAGGAAGGGCACGATCCCCTTTCTCACCAGCGGCTCCCCGCCGGTCACCCTGATCTTCTCTATGCCCTGCGCTATGCAGGCGCCCGCCACGCGATAGAGCTCCTCGTAGCTCAGCATCTCTTTATGCTCAAGCTTCTCCACGCCCTGCGCCGGCATGCAGTAGCTGCAGCGCATGTTGCAGCGGTCCGTGACCGAGAGTCTCAAGTAGTTTATGCGCCTGCCATAGGTATCGATCAGTGCCATGCCGCCACTCCCATTTCTTAATCTCCCCCCTTTGCGAAGGGAGGTTGGGGGGGATTTTTTTTGAATAAAGGGATCCGCCTCGTGAACTGCCTGTTTGTATACAAAGGCAATATCGGTACCAACTGCTGCAAAACGTCACACAAAAAAGCGAAAGGAAGGAGAGAGGGGGGACTAACATAGTGAATACATGAGGAACAAGCATTTTTGAAGCTGCTGCGGGGGAGCTTTCGAGGCGGTGATGAGATGATGTATCACTGACCAAAACAACCGTGCCACAACGGAGCAATCGCTCCATAATGGAACACGACATCTGTTACTTTTCAGAGCGAGCCGGAAAACCGGGGGTAGAAGTGGTGTAAACATGGTGCGGGTTAAGTATACGGTATCTGGCAAAAAAATAACAGATGCCGAAAAAAATGCGGCTCTGGCAAATTCTGGTATGGGGTTTGCGATAACCTAGAAAACCGTTTTAGGACAGTGTATGCAACATGGACCTACTCAATGGTTAAACAACCGGGCTTGAAATCCGGACACAACAACAGGGGGAAAGACAAATGGCATTAGGAGAGCAGACGTACGGTTTCTACATTCCGACAGTATCACTGATGGGTATTGGTTCCGCTAAAGAGACCGGTGGCCAGATCAAGGCGCTGGGCGCATCCAAGGCGCTGATCGTTACCGACAAGGGCCTCTCGGCCATGGGCGTTGCCGACAAGATCAAGTCCCAGGTTGAAGAAGCTGGTGTTTCCGCAGTCATCTTCGACGGCGCAGAGCCCAACCCGACCGACCTCAACGTGCATGACGGCGTCAAGGTGTACCAGGACAACGGCTGCGACGCGATCATCTCCCTGGGCGGCGGTTCCTCCCACGACTGCGCCAAGGGCATCGGCATGGTCATCGGCAACGGCGGCCACAT from Citrifermentans bremense harbors:
- a CDS encoding MOSC domain-containing protein, which translates into the protein MSGSIVAVSMSKSKGEKKTPVESVHLRENFGIIGDAHAGDWHRQVSLLAQESIDKMVSLGLSVGPGDFAENITTRGVDLVNLPIGSRLAIGPVLLEISQIGKVCHTRCAIFYQAGDCVMPKEGVFATVVSGGVVRPSDEIELL
- the moaA gene encoding GTP 3',8-cyclase MoaA, producing the protein MALIDTYGRRINYLRLSVTDRCNMRCSYCMPAQGVEKLEHKEMLSYEELYRVAGACIAQGIEKIRVTGGEPLVRKGIVPFLERLARVPGLKELVLTTNGLQLEEMALPLKRAGVARLNISLDSLKPEVFARITRGADLKRVLSGIEAAERTGFSNLKINMVVMRGVNDAEILDFAALSVTKPYTVRFIEYMPTLLDEGWNAQSMPGSEILARIAERYPLLPMVGAEMAGPARNFKIEGAAGAIGIITPVSGHFCESCNRIRVTAAGRMRGCLFSDQGVDLKPLLQSLDPYRLQEEIRRIVTHKPGRHHIAEPEAEKITVNMSRIGG